A stretch of the Marivirga tractuosa DSM 4126 genome encodes the following:
- a CDS encoding pyridoxal phosphate-dependent aminotransferase — protein MNYPISDRIKNMSESATLAMAAKARELKSQGIDIISLSLGEPDFKTPKHIQEAAKKAIDSEKYFAYPPVSGYQDLREAIANKLEKENGIPSSPDQIVVSNGAKQSIANLMLSLLNPGDEVIVFAPFWVSYTELVKLAGATPVYVTGTLENDFKPTAEQLKDAITDNTKAVLYSSPCNPTGSVFSKEELEKLAMVLRQYDNIVVMSDEIYEHINFGNEGHVSMASLPGMAERTITINGFSKGFAMTGWRVGYISAPLPIAKAATKIQGQITSGNSSIAQRAALAAITEDLKPTMDMTKTYHKRRDMMLDLLKEMPGVVTNVPKGAFYIFPDISNFFGKSDGETKVKNADELAIYILKKANVSVVTGTAFGAPNCIRISYAASDDELKEAMARLKKVLAELK, from the coding sequence ATGAACTATCCAATAAGCGATCGCATCAAGAATATGTCTGAATCTGCAACTTTAGCGATGGCGGCTAAAGCGAGAGAATTAAAATCTCAAGGGATTGATATTATTAGTTTGAGTTTGGGAGAACCTGACTTTAAAACGCCTAAGCATATTCAAGAAGCAGCTAAAAAGGCAATTGATAGCGAGAAATATTTTGCATATCCACCTGTTTCAGGTTATCAAGATTTACGTGAAGCGATTGCTAATAAATTGGAAAAGGAAAATGGAATTCCAAGTTCTCCCGACCAAATAGTAGTATCAAATGGTGCTAAACAATCCATAGCCAATTTAATGTTGTCTCTATTAAACCCAGGGGATGAGGTTATTGTATTTGCACCATTTTGGGTGAGTTACACTGAGTTAGTTAAGCTAGCGGGGGCAACACCTGTTTATGTAACAGGGACTTTGGAAAACGATTTCAAGCCCACTGCAGAGCAATTAAAAGATGCTATTACCGATAATACAAAAGCTGTACTTTATTCTTCTCCATGCAACCCTACAGGAAGCGTATTCTCCAAAGAAGAATTAGAGAAATTGGCAATGGTTTTAAGGCAATATGACAATATAGTTGTAATGTCTGATGAAATTTATGAGCACATCAACTTCGGAAATGAAGGTCATGTGAGTATGGCATCTTTACCAGGAATGGCAGAGAGAACCATTACCATAAATGGTTTCTCCAAAGGATTTGCCATGACAGGCTGGAGAGTAGGTTATATTTCTGCTCCATTGCCAATAGCAAAAGCGGCCACTAAAATTCAAGGGCAAATTACTTCAGGTAATTCTTCTATTGCACAAAGAGCGGCCTTGGCTGCCATTACAGAAGATTTAAAGCCAACGATGGATATGACCAAAACATACCATAAGCGCAGGGATATGATGCTCGATTTATTGAAAGAAATGCCAGGGGTGGTGACTAATGTGCCAAAAGGAGCTTTTTATATTTTCCCTGATATCAGCAATTTCTTTGGAAAATCTGATGGAGAAACTAAAGTGAAAAATGCTGATGAATTGGCAATTTACATTCTGAAGAAAGCCAATGTTTCAGTGGTGACGGGAACAGCCTTTGGTGCGCCTAATTGTATAAGGATTTCTTATGCGGCTTCCGATGATGAATTGAAAGAAGCAATGGCTCGATTGAAAAAAGTATTGGCAGAATTAAAATAA
- a CDS encoding bifunctional heptose 7-phosphate kinase/heptose 1-phosphate adenyltransferase yields the protein MPVQNIPDLFKAFQKLKVLVIGDVMIDAYIWGTVSRISPEAPVPVVNVKNREKRMGGAANVALNLQSLGAEPILCAVLGDDEEANIFEDLLKKRNITAKGIIRSKDRITTIKERVLSGSQHLLRVDSESLEPLNSSEENLLSQKILELIPEVDVVVFEDYDKGTINAQIIQDTVERAQELGKPVVVDPKKNNFFYYKGVDLFKPNLKELKEGMNVNFEHSNQEVLKSQTQLLRERLSCKMVMTTLSEKGVYIQSEQEDFLIPAYKRSISDVSGAGDTVISIAALCMALNLKADFVATLSNLGGGIVCEELGVVPIDAKKLEVEAIKHNLQL from the coding sequence ATGCCTGTTCAAAATATTCCTGACCTTTTTAAAGCATTTCAAAAACTAAAAGTATTAGTCATTGGTGATGTGATGATTGATGCTTATATCTGGGGCACTGTTTCCAGGATTTCTCCTGAAGCACCCGTGCCAGTCGTAAATGTGAAAAACCGTGAAAAAAGAATGGGTGGGGCGGCCAATGTTGCCCTAAATCTTCAATCATTAGGTGCAGAACCCATTTTATGCGCTGTTTTAGGAGATGATGAGGAAGCCAATATTTTTGAAGATTTACTAAAGAAAAGAAATATTACAGCTAAAGGGATTATTCGAAGTAAAGACAGAATAACCACCATTAAAGAGCGGGTTTTGTCCGGTTCTCAACATCTTTTAAGGGTTGATTCGGAAAGCCTTGAGCCCCTAAACTCTTCAGAAGAAAATTTACTATCGCAAAAAATTTTGGAGCTGATACCAGAAGTGGATGTAGTGGTTTTTGAGGATTACGATAAAGGCACCATCAATGCTCAAATTATTCAAGATACTGTTGAAAGAGCTCAGGAGTTAGGTAAACCAGTAGTGGTAGATCCTAAGAAAAATAACTTCTTTTATTACAAAGGAGTGGATTTATTTAAACCTAATCTGAAAGAACTGAAAGAGGGGATGAATGTGAATTTTGAGCATTCAAATCAGGAAGTGTTAAAATCACAAACTCAATTACTTCGAGAACGCCTATCATGCAAAATGGTGATGACTACTTTATCGGAAAAAGGAGTTTATATACAATCCGAACAAGAGGATTTTTTGATTCCGGCTTACAAAAGAAGTATTTCGGATGTTTCGGGAGCGGGCGATACAGTAATTAGCATTGCAGCTCTTTGCATGGCCTTGAATTTAAAGGCAGATTTTGTAGCCACATTATCAAATTTAGGAGGAGGAATTGTATGCGAAGAATTAGGTGTAGTGCCAATTGATGCCAAAAAGTTGGAAGTAGAG